From a region of the Corallococcus macrosporus genome:
- a CDS encoding CPBP family intramembrane glutamic endopeptidase yields MRSVFRDGEGRLRNGWKVLAFLLPTFFLTGLLLWSWTVLPEPVKPFLPHPFFGFLAVMLGTLVALRLERQPLASLGISVGVGPARHLGAGVLGGMVLVGLVALGGWMAGGYHLERSGNPQWVAVVKGAWLMLGVGLFEEALFHGYFFQRIIRGVGTVWAQVIVSLVFCLAHPFNTQMDVPTRIVAMLTTFLAGWMLGLCYLRTRHLALPVGVHMGWNWFLSVMGFGVSGNESRGWWTPVFHGRPEWLSGGAYGLEASIFSVAVLTLAIIGLTRWKGPAERDSQLPREDSSLASNV; encoded by the coding sequence ATGCGGTCCGTGTTCCGGGATGGCGAAGGGCGCTTGCGCAACGGCTGGAAGGTCCTGGCGTTCCTCCTGCCGACGTTCTTCCTGACGGGCCTGCTGCTCTGGAGCTGGACGGTGCTGCCCGAGCCCGTGAAGCCGTTCCTTCCCCACCCCTTCTTCGGGTTCCTGGCGGTGATGCTCGGGACGCTTGTCGCGCTCCGGCTCGAGCGCCAGCCGCTGGCGTCGCTCGGCATCTCCGTGGGCGTGGGCCCGGCCCGGCACCTGGGCGCGGGCGTCCTGGGCGGCATGGTCCTGGTGGGGCTCGTGGCCCTCGGCGGCTGGATGGCGGGTGGCTACCACCTGGAGCGCTCCGGGAACCCGCAGTGGGTCGCGGTCGTGAAGGGGGCGTGGCTGATGCTGGGCGTCGGCCTCTTCGAGGAGGCGCTGTTCCACGGCTACTTCTTCCAGCGCATCATCCGGGGCGTGGGCACGGTCTGGGCGCAGGTCATCGTGTCCCTCGTCTTCTGCCTCGCGCACCCCTTCAACACCCAGATGGACGTGCCCACGCGCATCGTGGCGATGCTCACCACCTTCCTCGCGGGCTGGATGCTGGGCCTGTGCTACCTGCGCACGCGGCACCTCGCGTTGCCGGTGGGCGTGCACATGGGCTGGAACTGGTTCCTGAGCGTGATGGGCTTCGGCGTGAGCGGCAATGAGTCCCGAGGCTGGTGGACGCCCGTCTTCCACGGCCGCCCGGAATGGCTCTCCGGCGGCGCCTACGGCCTGGAGGCGTCCATCTTCAGCGTCGCGGTGCTGACGCTGGCCATCATTGGCCTGACGCGCTGGAAGGGCCCAGCCGAGCGGGACAGCCAGCTTCCGCGAGAGGACTCTTCACTGGCGAGCAACGTGTAG
- a CDS encoding type II toxin-antitoxin system PemK/MazF family toxin produces MSTGPKRIRRGDLFWCEPDEARGSVPPIAHPYVVLQDDVFNRSRVHTVIVCALTSNLKKAGEPGNVLLDEGEGHLAKRSVVVVSQVSSVEKARLGERIGALSDARVDQILAGLRFQQESFFRE; encoded by the coding sequence ATGAGCACGGGCCCGAAGCGCATCCGCCGGGGCGACCTCTTCTGGTGCGAGCCGGACGAGGCGCGCGGCTCCGTCCCGCCCATCGCCCACCCCTACGTCGTCCTCCAGGACGACGTCTTCAACCGCTCCCGCGTCCACACCGTCATCGTCTGCGCGCTGACCTCCAACCTGAAGAAGGCGGGCGAGCCCGGCAACGTGCTGCTCGACGAGGGAGAGGGTCACCTGGCCAAGCGGAGCGTCGTGGTCGTGTCCCAGGTGTCCTCGGTGGAGAAGGCCCGGCTCGGTGAGCGCATCGGGGCGCTCTCCGACGCGCGGGTGGATCAGATCCTCGCGGGCCTGCGCTTCCAGCAAGAGTCCTTCTTCCGGGAGTAG
- a CDS encoding nuclear transport factor 2 family protein: MSKTLPLVTVALLAACVRTAPLPSPGPFSRLHSRPEEAVQAYFQASDTGSSRLLRSAFHPDVLMHWANEADGSPRTKTQLEWWQTLDADAKAPQPATERRQVVLDREGPFALMEAVSHWPDHSFDDLLLVVETPVGWRIVGKVFQRLAPGEAATASPSAQQEIRAVLDAKIEAHALYSHALLHQSHTPGCLYYRVNVDGVPFGWGTISEAASRYAANAEAGLQDRESPWKVLNVEVRGNVAAAKLEVRVGGVRFIDHLLLVRTGGQWRISAAAWGNPVPPT; encoded by the coding sequence ATGTCGAAAACGCTCCCGCTGGTGACCGTGGCGCTGCTCGCGGCCTGTGTCCGGACCGCTCCCCTCCCCTCTCCGGGGCCCTTCTCACGGCTGCACTCCCGCCCCGAGGAGGCCGTGCAGGCGTACTTCCAGGCCTCCGACACGGGCTCAAGCCGGCTGCTGCGCTCCGCGTTCCATCCGGACGTGCTCATGCACTGGGCGAACGAGGCTGACGGCTCGCCGCGGACGAAGACGCAACTGGAGTGGTGGCAGACCCTGGACGCGGATGCGAAGGCGCCCCAGCCCGCGACCGAGCGCAGGCAGGTGGTGCTCGACCGTGAGGGCCCGTTCGCGCTGATGGAGGCGGTCTCCCACTGGCCGGACCACTCGTTCGATGACCTGCTGCTCGTCGTGGAGACGCCGGTGGGCTGGCGCATCGTGGGCAAGGTGTTCCAGCGGCTCGCGCCCGGGGAGGCAGCGACCGCATCGCCGTCAGCGCAGCAGGAGATTCGCGCGGTGCTCGACGCGAAGATCGAAGCGCACGCGCTCTACAGCCATGCGCTGCTGCACCAATCCCATACGCCGGGCTGTCTCTATTACCGCGTGAACGTGGATGGTGTGCCCTTCGGGTGGGGGACTATCTCCGAGGCGGCGTCCCGCTACGCGGCGAACGCGGAGGCAGGCCTCCAGGACCGGGAGAGCCCCTGGAAGGTCCTGAACGTGGAGGTCCGGGGCAACGTGGCCGCCGCGAAGCTGGAGGTCCGGGTCGGGGGCGTGCGCTTCATCGACCACCTGCTGCTGGTGCGCACCGGTGGGCAGTGGCGGATCTCCGCCGCGGCCTGGGGCAACCCTGTTCCGCCTACGTGA
- a CDS encoding LysR family transcriptional regulator: MDFPDLPFLRTFVTVYECRGVTEASARLHRTQPTVSYQLRRLEETLGAPLFERRSARLVPTPLADRLFRFLGGFARDVQSVLQGDQEDRPLELAAVSGFGRYVLFPLLRESESLHRALTLRYPSAEEVFRQVLEGQVDVGFSFRSTVHPRLTLTPVYEEQLVLVAGRTWARRLREQDHFQDVPLVTYDESDYVVGRWLGHHFGRRHPHWYSTAHFEELEEVLEWVAQGRGVAVVPGFCIPKGRGLAVVSWGKPALTNTVHAVQRAHAPVRPVVTELLERLRASAGVRPGRSAKGLPRSGSRVSPQLHGGPEQRLRAQRLRSVRELERLGQPAVAHPAGELGLRGRVEGP; the protein is encoded by the coding sequence ATGGACTTCCCGGACCTCCCCTTCCTGCGCACGTTCGTGACCGTCTATGAGTGTCGCGGCGTGACGGAAGCCTCGGCGCGCCTGCATCGCACCCAGCCCACGGTGAGTTACCAACTGCGCAGGCTGGAGGAGACGCTCGGCGCGCCGCTGTTCGAACGCCGGTCGGCGCGGCTCGTGCCCACGCCCCTGGCGGATCGGCTCTTCCGGTTCCTCGGCGGCTTCGCCCGGGACGTGCAGTCGGTGTTGCAGGGGGACCAGGAGGACCGTCCGCTGGAGCTCGCAGCGGTGTCTGGCTTTGGCCGCTACGTGCTCTTCCCGTTGCTGCGCGAGTCGGAGTCGCTGCACCGGGCGCTGACGCTGCGCTATCCGTCGGCGGAGGAGGTCTTCCGCCAGGTGCTGGAGGGCCAGGTGGACGTGGGCTTCTCCTTCCGGAGCACGGTGCATCCCCGGCTCACGCTGACGCCCGTCTACGAGGAGCAGCTCGTGCTCGTCGCGGGGCGGACCTGGGCCCGGCGCCTGCGTGAGCAGGACCACTTCCAGGACGTGCCGCTGGTGACGTACGACGAGAGCGATTACGTGGTGGGGCGCTGGCTGGGCCACCACTTCGGCCGGCGCCATCCGCACTGGTACAGCACCGCGCACTTCGAGGAGCTGGAAGAGGTCCTGGAGTGGGTGGCGCAGGGACGGGGCGTCGCCGTCGTCCCTGGCTTCTGCATCCCGAAGGGACGCGGCCTGGCCGTCGTGAGCTGGGGCAAGCCCGCGTTGACCAACACGGTGCATGCCGTGCAACGCGCGCACGCTCCGGTGCGGCCCGTCGTCACGGAGCTGCTGGAGCGACTGCGCGCCAGCGCGGGGGTCAGGCCGGGCCGGAGCGCGAAGGGGCTTCCGCGCTCCGGCTCGCGAGTCTCACCCCAGCTACACGGTGGGCCTGAGCAGCGGCTACGCGCTCAGCGGCTGCGGAGCGTTCGTGAACTGGAGCGGCTCGGGCAACCTGCTGTGGCGCATCCGGCCGGTGAACTCGGGCTGCGCGGTCGCGTCGAAGGACCATGA